From a single Pempheris klunzingeri isolate RE-2024b chromosome 2, fPemKlu1.hap1, whole genome shotgun sequence genomic region:
- the nicn1 gene encoding nicolin-1 has protein sequence MSGSTDDIKPVSCTIKPPVHLQIGDTKTEPCHSGVSVVDVALPFGKPVNIKEITFKNNYTAYVTVRVLKRSPGQEAPAKWCTALRDLPLMDNPHTEGGSQDYYSIHRMQMQVEPDHVVSVRLILRQPSSAWLTFSLEEIKMFPHTEPDPEKEVSDWLSDLTVVDQHPDLEGLPDPQTVSSSIQQMWALTEVMQSNQTTASIGRFDVDGCYDINLLSLT, from the exons ATGAGTGGAAGCACTGATGACATCAAGCCTGTGAGCTGCACGATCAAGCCTCCGGTCCACCTACAGATTGGAGACACCAAAACAGAACCGTGTCACTCCGGTGTGTCTGTGGTAGATGTTGCCCTACCCTTTGGAAAGCCTGTCAAC ATTAAAGAAATCACCTTTAAGAACAACTACACAGCCTATGTAACTGTGCGTGTGTTGAAGAGGAGCCCCGGGCAGGAGGCCCCTGCTAAGTGGTGCACTGCTCTGAGAGACCTGCCTTTGATGGACAACCCCCATACTGAGGGAGGCTCCCAAGACTACTACTCCATTCACAGGATGCAG ATGCAGGTAGAGCCGGATCACGTGGTGTCTGTGAGACTGATCCTGAGACAGCCGTCCTCTGCCTGGCTAACCTTCAGCCTTGAAGAGATCAAAATGTTCCCTCATACGGAGCCA GATCCAGAGAAGGaggtttctgattggctgtctgaCCTGACCGTGGTTGACCAACACCCTGACCTGGAG GGCCTCCCAGACCCCCAGACTGTATCCTCCAGTATCCAGCAAATGTGGGCTCTGACTGAGGTGATGCAGAGCAACCAGACCACCGCCTCTATCGGCCGCTTTGAT GTGGATGGATGCTACGATATCAACTTGCTCTCTCTGACGTAA